The following proteins are encoded in a genomic region of Cricetulus griseus strain 17A/GY chromosome 7, alternate assembly CriGri-PICRH-1.0, whole genome shotgun sequence:
- the LOC100757537 gene encoding keratin, type I cuticular Ha3-II: MPYNCCLPTMSCRTSCSSRPCVPNSCHGCTLPGACNIPANVGNCNWFCEGSFNGNEKETMQFLNDRLASYLEKVRQLERENAELEARIQERNQQQDPLVCPAYQSYFATIEQLQQKILCGKSENGRLVVQIDNAKLAADDFRTKYQTELSLRQLVESDINGLRRILDELTLCKSDLEAQVESLKQELLCLKQNHEEEVNTLRCQLGDRLNVEVDAAPTVDLNRVLNETRCQYEALVETNRREVEEWFATQTEELNKQVVSSSEQLQSCQAEIIELRRTVNALEIELQAQHNLRNSLENTLTESEARYSSQLSQVQCMITNVESQLGEIRADLERQNQEYQVLLDIRARLECEINTYRGLLESEDCKLPCNPCATTNACDKPIGPCVANPCVTRSRCGPCNTFGC, from the exons ATGCCATACAACTGCTGCCTGCCCACCATGAGCTGCCGCACCAGCTGCTCCTCCCGGCCCTGTGTGCCCAACAGCTGCCACGGCTGCACCCTGCCCGGGGCCTGCAACATCCCTGCCAATGTGGGCAACTGCAATTGGTTCTGTGAGGGCTCCTTCAATGGCAATGAGAAGGAGACCATGCAGTTCCTGAATGACCGCCTGGCCAGCTACCTGGAGAAGGTGaggcagctggagagagagaatgcagagcTGGAAGCTCGGATCCAGGAGAGGAACCAGCAGCAGGACCCTCTGGTGTGCCCCGCCTACCAGTCCTACTTTGCTACCATTGAGCAGCTGCAGCAGAAG ATTCTGTGTGGCAAGTCTGAGAATGGCAGGCTGGTGGTGCAGATTGACAACGCCAAGCTGGCAGCTGATGACTTCAGGACCAA GTACCAGACTGAGCTGTCCCTGAGGCAGCTGGTGGAGTCGGACATCAACGGCCTGCGACGCATCCTGGATGAGCTGACCCTGTGCAAGTCTGACCTGGAGGCTCAGGTGGAGTCCCTGAAGCAAGAGCTTCTGTGTCTCAAGCAGAACCATGAGGAG GAAGTCAACACCCTGCGCTGCCAGCTTGGAGACCGCCTCAACGTGGAGGTGGACGCTGCTCCCACTGTGGACCTGAACCGTGTGCTCAATGAGACCAGGTGTCAGTACGAGGCCCTGGTGGAAACCAACCGCAGAGAAGTGGAGGAATGGTTCGCCACACAG ACCGAGGAGCTGAACAAGCAGGTGGTATCCAGCTCAGAGCAGTTGCAGTCCTGCCAGGCAGAGATCATCGAGCTGAGACGCACAGTCAACGCCCTGGAGATCGAGCTGCAGGCCCAGCACAACCTG agaaactctctggAAAACACACTGACAGAGAGCGAGGCTCGCTACAGCTCCCAGCTGTCCCAGGTGCAGTGTATGATCACCAACGTGGAGTCCCAGCTTGGTGAGATCCGGGCTGACCTGGAGCGTCAGAACCAGGAGTACCAGGTGCTGCTGGACATCCGGGCCAGGCTGGAGTGTGAGATCAACACGTACAGGGGCCTGCTGGAGAGCGAGGACTGCAA GCTGCCCTGCAACCCCTGCGCCACCACCAACGCCTGTGACAAGCCTATTGGACCTTGTGTCGCAAATCCTTGTGTTACTCGCTCCCGATGTGGACCCTGCAATACCTTTGGCTGCTAA
- the LOC100757249 gene encoding keratin, type I cuticular Ha3-I: MPYNCCLPTMSCRTSCSSRPCIPNSCHGCTLPGACNIPANVGNCNWFCEGSFNGNEKETMQFLNDRLASYLEKVRQLERENAELEARIQERNQQQDPLVCPAYQSYFATIEQLQQKILCGKSENARLVVQIDNAKLASDDFRTKYETELSLRQLVESDINGLRRILDELTLCKSDLEAQVESLKEELLCLKQNHEQEVNTLRCQLGDRLNVEVDAAPTVDLNRVLNETRCQYEALVETNRREVEEWFTTQTEELNKQVVSSSEQLQSCQAEIIELRRTVNTLEIELQAQHNLRNSLENTLTESEARYSAQLSQVQCMITNVESQLGEIRADLERQNQEYQVLLDIRARLECEINTYRGLLESEDCKLPCNPCATTNACDKPIGPCVSNPCVTRSRCGPCNTFVR, encoded by the exons ATGCCATACAACTGCTGCCTGCCCACCATGAGCTGCCGCACCAGCTGCTCCTCCCGGCCCTGTATACCCAACAGCTGCCACGGCTGCACCCTGCCCGGGGCCTGCAACATCCCCGCCAATGTGGGCAACTGCAATTGGTTCTGTGAGGGCTCCTTCAATGGCAACGAGAAGGAGACCATGCAGTTCCTGAATGACCGCCTGGCCAGCTACCTGGAGAAGGTGaggcagctggagagagagaatgcagagcTGGAAGCTCGGATCCAGGAGAGGAACCAGCAGCAGGACCCTCTGGTGTGCCCCGCCTACCAGTCCTACTTTGCTACCATTGAGCAGCTGCAGCAGAAG ATCTTGTGTGGCAAATCTGAGAATGCCAGGCTGGTAGTACAAATCGACAATGCCAAGCTGGCCTCTGATGACTTCAGGACTAA GTATGAGACGGAGCTGTCCCTGCGGCAGCTGGTGGAGTCGGATATCAACGGCCTGCGCAGGATCCTGGACGAACTGACCCTGTGCAAGTCTGATCTGGAGGCCCAGGTGGAGTCCCTGAAGGAGGAGCTGCTGTGTCTCAAGCAGAACCATGAGCAG GAAGTCAACACCCTGCGCTGCCAGCTTGGAGACCGCCTCAACGTGGAGGTGGACGCTGCTCCCACTGTGGACCTGAACCGTGTGCTCAATGAGACCAGGTGTCAGTACGAGGCCCTGGTGGAAACCAACCGCAGAGAAGTGGAGGAATGGTTCACCACACAG ACCGAGGAGCTGAACAAGCAGGTGGTATCCAGCTCAGAGCAGTTGCAGTCCTGCCAGGCAGAGATCATCGAGCTGAGACGCACAGTCAACACCCTGGAGATCGAGCTGCAGGCCCAGCACAACCTG agaaactctctggAAAACACACTGACAGAGAGCGAGGCTCGCTACAGCGCCCAGCTGTCCCAGGTGCAGTGTATGATCACCAATGTGGAGTCCCAGCTTGGTGAGATCCGGGCTGACCTGGAGCGTCAGAACCAGGAGTACCAGGTGCTGCTGGACATCCGGGCCAGGCTGGAGTGTGAGATTAACACGTACAGGGGCCTGCTGGAGAGTGAGGACTGCAA GCTCCCTTGCAATCCCTGTGCCACAACCAATGCATGTGACAAGCCCATTGGGCCCTGTGTCTCTAACCCCTGTGTCACAAGATCTCGGTGTGGGCCTTGCAACACTTTTGTGCGTTAG
- the LOC103162874 gene encoding keratin-associated protein 17-1 produces the protein MGCCPGDCLNCCSQEQDCCEECCCQQGCCGCCGSCCGSCCGSCCGCGGSGCGSGCCGSGCGSSCCGSGCGGCGGGCGGCGGSCCGSGCCGTGCCGPVCCQPTPVCETK, from the coding sequence ATGGGGTGCTGCCCGGGAGACTGCCTCAACTGCTGCTCCCAGGAACAAGACTGCTGTGAGGAGTGCTGCTGTCAGCAGggctgctgtggctgctgtggCTCCTGCTGTGGCTCCTGCTGTGGTTCCTGCTGCGGCTGCGGAGGCTCTGGCTGCGGATCTGGCTGCTGCGGGTCTGGCTGCGGGTCTAGCTGCTGTGGATCTGGCTGTGGGGGCTGCGGAGGAGGCTGCGGGGGCTGTGGAGGCAGCTGCTGCGGCTCCGGCTGCTGTGGTACCGGGTGCTGTGGTCCAGTGTGCTGTCAGCCCACACCTGTGTGTGAAACGAAATGA